From the Caldilineales bacterium genome, one window contains:
- a CDS encoding WYL domain-containing protein — protein MARGRRESEWLVIRRCLALIRRVERGPATREELLEALLAAEQVGANTLSREQRRTLAAQPDPALLKRLEQDLARVRESLLVDVHFDRKQGRYDIDGTWLGLLDLPDEDLATVAWLEETFEMDSPQHDEVHALTGRLRRFLSPARRGDLEQQRSLLTLDVRQRDDDAIPPEVWEGLSRAVSRRQRIAFDYVSPQYGDGLARRHVVEPYEAPHFDAARGHFYLRGWCLAMVGPGGREEVRRNIPYRLGRMSRLEVLPDKLPPGRPHSPTFAVVYRLNPEVARLGVSRHPHIVIEAVEREEDGGAVVRGVTEDVFWAQLELMHYRENCQVLGGPELLASMRETVRRMGEVYRRGDDVPVVVGGAV, from the coding sequence ATGGCCCGTGGCCGCCGTGAAAGTGAGTGGCTCGTCATCCGTAGATGTCTGGCGTTGATCCGGCGTGTGGAGCGGGGGCCAGCCACGCGCGAGGAGTTGTTGGAGGCATTGCTGGCTGCCGAGCAGGTGGGGGCGAATACGCTCAGCCGGGAGCAGCGGCGGACGCTGGCAGCGCAGCCTGACCCGGCGTTGCTGAAACGATTAGAGCAGGATCTGGCGCGGGTTCGGGAGAGCTTGCTGGTGGATGTTCATTTCGACCGCAAGCAGGGTCGCTACGACATCGATGGGACGTGGCTGGGGCTGCTGGATTTGCCAGATGAGGATCTGGCGACCGTCGCCTGGTTAGAGGAGACGTTCGAGATGGATTCGCCGCAGCACGATGAGGTGCATGCGCTGACGGGGCGGTTGCGACGCTTTCTCAGCCCGGCCCGGCGCGGCGACCTGGAGCAGCAGCGCAGTCTGCTGACACTGGATGTGCGGCAGCGCGACGACGACGCCATCCCCCCAGAGGTGTGGGAGGGGCTTAGCCGGGCGGTGTCGCGCCGGCAGCGGATCGCTTTCGATTATGTTTCACCGCAGTATGGCGATGGTCTGGCCCGGCGGCATGTGGTAGAGCCATACGAGGCGCCCCATTTCGATGCGGCGAGGGGGCATTTCTATCTGCGGGGCTGGTGTCTGGCGATGGTGGGGCCAGGGGGTCGAGAGGAGGTGCGCCGCAATATCCCCTACCGGTTGGGGCGAATGAGCAGGCTGGAGGTGCTGCCAGATAAGTTGCCGCCCGGGCGGCCGCATTCGCCGACGTTTGCGGTGGTGTACCGGCTGAATCCGGAGGTAGCGCGGCTGGGGGTGTCGCGACATCCGCACATCGTGATCGAGGCGGTGGAGCGAGAGGAGGACGGCGGGGCGGTGGTGCGGGGGGTGACGGAGGATGTGTTCTGGGCGCAGTTGGAGTTGATGCACTACCGCGAGAATTGCCAGGTGTTGGGCGGGCCGGAGTTGTTGGCGTCGATGCGGGAGACGGTGAGGAGGATGGGGGAGGTGTATAGGAGGGGGGATGATGTCCCTGTGGTTGTGGGGGGAGCGGTGTGA